A single region of the Lacipirellulaceae bacterium genome encodes:
- a CDS encoding serine hydrolase domain-containing protein: MHPFLHRTLLVVGAMQCWCVPQLLLAQDLSALTELAEGAILGENVADPVPGFDIRILKDGQPIFHQAFGNWTIDQPARADSSTKTLSGALMMSLAESAEGGFSLESHLSDFLPEYDKEGYRDITIRQAFSHTSGLPSEGGTSPILIRTDITLRQAAWLISFRPLENGPPGSTFGYGGISMHAAGAAAEVATGESFVDLMAERITGPLEMANTRFVTASDANPRVAGGMESTASEFSRFMDMLLNGGEDRVTGTRILSEDSVEEMFTRVTEDTTPIDFSPVENNRYGIGVWLDQLDQAGPPVDVLAAGGRGFHSWIDQSHGLVFTLATDTTRITNIEELSSQMHLAILEAVADPGDLNLDGSVDRADLSLWASQYGVSEDGDGFLAWQRGVEADASVANVPEPRGGLALFLFLLLKSLSLRTRNSPVA; this comes from the coding sequence ATGCATCCATTTCTGCACCGGACGCTGTTGGTGGTTGGGGCTATGCAATGCTGGTGTGTGCCTCAACTCCTACTAGCCCAGGACCTGTCAGCTCTGACAGAACTTGCTGAAGGTGCGATCCTCGGCGAGAACGTCGCCGACCCAGTCCCCGGTTTTGATATTCGCATTCTCAAAGATGGCCAGCCGATCTTTCATCAGGCATTTGGCAACTGGACGATCGATCAGCCTGCGCGGGCCGATAGCAGCACAAAGACGCTTAGCGGTGCGCTTATGATGTCGCTCGCGGAATCTGCTGAAGGTGGTTTTTCGCTCGAGAGTCACCTCAGTGATTTTCTCCCCGAGTATGACAAAGAGGGCTATCGCGACATCACGATTCGGCAGGCGTTCTCGCATACCAGCGGGTTGCCTTCCGAAGGCGGGACCTCTCCGATTCTCATTCGCACGGACATCACGCTTCGGCAAGCAGCGTGGTTGATTAGTTTTCGGCCTCTGGAGAACGGCCCGCCGGGAAGCACTTTCGGCTACGGTGGTATTTCAATGCATGCCGCCGGGGCCGCGGCTGAGGTAGCGACCGGTGAGAGCTTCGTTGATCTGATGGCGGAGCGAATTACGGGACCGCTGGAGATGGCCAACACACGCTTCGTGACGGCTAGCGATGCGAATCCACGAGTCGCGGGTGGGATGGAGTCGACAGCGTCTGAGTTTTCACGCTTCATGGACATGCTACTCAACGGCGGCGAGGATCGCGTGACTGGGACGCGGATCCTCTCCGAAGACTCCGTCGAGGAAATGTTCACCCGGGTGACCGAAGACACCACACCGATTGACTTTTCCCCGGTCGAGAACAACCGCTACGGCATCGGCGTTTGGCTGGACCAACTCGACCAAGCAGGCCCGCCGGTTGATGTGCTGGCAGCGGGTGGCCGTGGTTTTCACAGTTGGATTGACCAGTCGCACGGGCTAGTTTTCACATTAGCTACCGATACGACGCGGATTACCAACATTGAGGAACTCTCTTCGCAGATGCATTTGGCGATTCTCGAAGCAGTCGCTGATCCCGGAGATTTGAATCTCGATGGAAGCGTCGACAGGGCGGACTTGAGTTTGTGGGCTAGTCAGTATGGGGTGAGCGAAGACGGGGATGGTTTTCTGGCATGGCAGCGCGGGGTGGAGGCGGATGCGAGCGTTGCGAATGTGCCGGAGCCTAGAGGTGGACTAGCGTTATTTCTTTTCCTCTTACTCAAGAGCCTATCTTTAAGGACACGAAATTCGCCAGTCGCCTAG
- the accC gene encoding acetyl-CoA carboxylase biotin carboxylase subunit — MYQRILIANRGEIALRIMRACRELGIETVAIYSEADRGSNYLDLADEAYCVGPPKPVDSYLKIANVISAAEVGNVQAIHPGYGFLSENAHFNEICRSCNIDFIGPSPDAMAKLGDKNAARELARKANVPVVPGSEGLIETEDQALKFAHEVGFPVLIKAVAGGGGRGMRVAANDLALKTALQQAKQEAEAAFGNGAVYLEKYVEQPHHVEVQVIADHHGNAVHLWERDCSVQRRHQKLIEESPSLSVDDTTRNAMCEAAKRLILEADYTNAATVEFIVDKDGNYYFIEVNARIQVEHPVTELISGVDLIKQQLLVAGGEKLSFSQEDIVAKGAAIECRINAEDPARNFQPSPGKIERLVAPGGFGVRWESHTHSGYVVPPYYDSMIGKLLVHQPTRTEAIACMLRALAELKVDGIKTTAPLHQEILSHSAFAEGRIDTTFVERTFGA, encoded by the coding sequence ATGTACCAACGTATCCTCATCGCCAACCGTGGAGAAATCGCCCTCCGCATCATGCGTGCCTGCCGCGAGTTAGGCATTGAGACGGTCGCCATTTATAGCGAAGCGGATCGCGGCTCGAACTATCTCGACCTCGCTGACGAAGCCTACTGCGTCGGCCCCCCGAAGCCCGTCGACAGCTACCTAAAAATCGCCAACGTCATCAGCGCGGCCGAAGTTGGCAACGTCCAAGCGATCCACCCCGGATATGGCTTCCTTTCAGAGAATGCCCACTTCAACGAGATTTGCCGTAGCTGCAACATCGACTTCATCGGCCCCAGCCCTGACGCGATGGCCAAGCTCGGCGACAAGAACGCCGCCCGCGAACTGGCCCGCAAAGCCAACGTGCCGGTTGTTCCCGGGAGCGAAGGGCTCATTGAAACCGAAGACCAGGCCCTCAAGTTTGCCCACGAGGTCGGTTTCCCTGTCTTGATCAAAGCGGTCGCCGGTGGTGGTGGCCGCGGCATGCGAGTCGCTGCCAACGATTTGGCCCTCAAAACCGCTCTTCAACAAGCCAAGCAAGAGGCCGAAGCCGCTTTCGGCAACGGGGCCGTCTATCTCGAGAAGTACGTCGAGCAACCGCACCATGTTGAGGTCCAAGTCATTGCCGACCACCACGGCAACGCCGTTCACCTCTGGGAACGCGACTGCTCCGTCCAGCGTCGCCACCAAAAGCTCATCGAAGAGAGCCCGAGCCTCAGTGTTGACGACACGACTCGTAACGCGATGTGCGAAGCGGCCAAACGGCTCATCCTTGAAGCCGATTACACGAACGCCGCCACCGTCGAGTTCATCGTCGATAAGGATGGCAACTACTACTTCATCGAAGTAAACGCCAGAATCCAGGTCGAGCACCCAGTCACCGAACTGATCTCCGGCGTTGATTTGATTAAGCAGCAACTGCTTGTTGCTGGCGGCGAAAAACTTTCCTTCAGCCAAGAGGATATCGTTGCCAAGGGCGCGGCCATCGAATGCCGCATCAACGCGGAAGACCCTGCCCGCAACTTCCAGCCGTCCCCCGGCAAGATCGAACGCCTGGTCGCCCCCGGCGGTTTCGGCGTTCGTTGGGAATCCCACACCCACAGCGGATATGTCGTACCACCCTACTACGACTCAATGATCGGCAAACTCTTAGTCCACCAGCCGACCCGCACCGAAGCCATCGCCTGCATGCTTCGCGCCCTCGCGGAACTCAAAGTCGACGGCATCAAAACCACCGCGCCGCTTCATCAAGAAATCTTGAGCCACAGTGCGTTCGCCGAAGGGCGGATCGATACGACGTTCGTCGAGCGGACGTTCGGGGCCTGA
- the rsmA gene encoding 16S rRNA (adenine(1518)-N(6)/adenine(1519)-N(6))-dimethyltransferase RsmA has protein sequence MPNQPSPTRSSATRQTKSFLMQRFREMGIQPATRHGQNFLIDLNLQQMIVDTAELDERDVVLEVGTGTGALTELMAQKAASVITVEIDGHLFELASELLLPYDNVVMLKQDALRNKNSFAPEVLAHIEKQLSVSPERRLKLVANLPYNVATPVISNLLSCNFVPHSMSVTIQKELGERIIAQPWTKDYSALSVWIQCQAAAEIVRVMPPGVFWPPPKVQSAIVKIVVDSERRAFVPDLKYFHQFTKAIFIHRRKFLRANVVAAMKKHLSKTEVDEILAEMEFSDDVRTEQLDVPTLLRLTELIRAKAPDWSL, from the coding sequence GTGCCCAATCAACCCTCGCCAACCCGATCCTCAGCGACTCGTCAGACGAAGTCGTTCCTGATGCAGCGCTTCCGCGAAATGGGTATCCAACCCGCCACGCGGCACGGACAGAACTTTCTGATTGATCTCAATTTGCAGCAGATGATCGTCGATACGGCCGAACTCGACGAGCGGGATGTGGTGCTCGAGGTTGGCACGGGTACGGGGGCGCTGACGGAACTTATGGCCCAAAAAGCGGCCTCGGTGATCACCGTCGAAATCGACGGCCACTTGTTTGAGTTGGCTAGTGAGTTGCTTTTGCCGTACGACAACGTCGTGATGCTCAAACAGGACGCCTTGCGGAATAAGAACTCCTTTGCCCCGGAAGTCCTCGCGCATATCGAAAAACAACTAAGCGTTTCTCCCGAGCGACGTTTAAAGCTGGTGGCCAACTTGCCCTACAACGTAGCGACGCCGGTGATCAGCAACTTATTGTCGTGTAACTTTGTTCCTCACAGCATGTCGGTCACGATCCAGAAGGAACTGGGTGAGCGAATCATCGCCCAGCCCTGGACGAAGGATTACAGCGCGTTAAGCGTCTGGATTCAATGCCAAGCCGCTGCGGAGATTGTCCGCGTCATGCCGCCAGGTGTTTTCTGGCCCCCGCCGAAAGTTCAGTCCGCCATCGTCAAGATCGTCGTCGATTCGGAACGTCGAGCATTCGTGCCCGACCTCAAGTACTTTCATCAGTTTACGAAGGCCATCTTTATCCACCGCCGGAAGTTCTTGCGGGCGAATGTCGTGGCGGCGATGAAGAAGCATCTGAGCAAGACTGAAGTGGATGAAATTCTCGCTGAGATGGAGTTCTCCGACGATGTTCGCACGGAGCAACTCGACGTGCCGACCTTACTAAGGCTCACCGAGTTGATTCGTGCCAAGGCGCCTGACTGGTCACTCTAG
- a CDS encoding 6-phosphofructokinase: MAETLSRPPRTTHNFGKVAILFAGGPAPGANAVISAAATSFLRNDVEVVGVKHGYSGLMEFSSSRPLEEDRDYVMMNHKMLRRTRNSQGIMIGTARANPGKMVSHPSHLADEEKSGPLKTVYEALRSIGVDALISIGGDDTLKTANKFKMYQDRLPLDAHRIPVVHLPKTIDNDYRGIDFTFGYFTAVNFIAEEIRNMLADAEANRSYFLAESMGRSAGWLAYGAAIAGEASLVVSVEDIIGKYRAQEESINPKTGEKTTRTIMNLDEVIPRIVATMTTREREGKEYGVIVVAEGLAEFLPNSYLEGVGRDDHGHINISAINLHDLFSDLIAKEYKRQTGKSRKVNAVQLGYEARCAKPHAFDVMLGSQLGVGAYRALVEQRLNGVMVSVSGQLQLEYVPFEDLVDPETLVTVVRYIEQDSDFQKLTRFLETYVNEGDIV, encoded by the coding sequence ATGGCTGAAACTCTCTCTCGACCTCCCCGCACGACTCACAACTTTGGTAAAGTTGCCATACTTTTCGCCGGTGGTCCCGCCCCTGGGGCTAATGCCGTCATTTCCGCGGCCGCCACTTCCTTTCTCCGTAACGACGTCGAAGTCGTTGGCGTGAAGCATGGCTACTCTGGCCTGATGGAGTTTAGCTCCAGCCGTCCGCTGGAAGAGGACCGCGACTATGTGATGATGAACCACAAGATGCTCCGCCGCACGCGGAACTCTCAGGGCATCATGATCGGCACCGCACGGGCGAACCCCGGTAAGATGGTTTCGCATCCCTCACACTTGGCGGACGAAGAGAAGTCAGGGCCGCTGAAAACCGTTTACGAGGCACTCCGCTCGATCGGCGTCGACGCCCTTATCTCGATCGGCGGTGACGACACGCTCAAAACGGCCAACAAGTTCAAGATGTACCAAGATCGTTTGCCACTGGATGCCCATCGCATTCCCGTGGTGCATCTACCCAAGACGATCGACAACGATTACCGCGGCATTGACTTCACCTTCGGCTACTTCACGGCGGTGAACTTCATTGCCGAAGAAATCCGCAACATGTTGGCTGATGCGGAAGCCAACCGCAGCTACTTCCTCGCAGAGTCGATGGGCCGCAGTGCCGGCTGGCTCGCCTATGGAGCGGCGATCGCCGGCGAAGCCAGCCTCGTGGTGAGCGTTGAGGACATCATCGGCAAGTACCGCGCTCAAGAGGAGTCAATCAACCCGAAGACCGGCGAAAAGACAACTCGCACGATCATGAACCTCGACGAGGTCATTCCCCGCATCGTCGCCACGATGACCACTCGCGAGCGCGAAGGCAAAGAGTACGGCGTGATCGTCGTTGCCGAAGGACTCGCAGAGTTTCTACCCAATAGCTACCTCGAAGGTGTTGGCCGTGATGACCACGGTCACATCAACATCTCGGCAATCAACCTGCACGACTTATTCTCTGATCTCATTGCCAAGGAATACAAACGGCAAACCGGCAAGAGCAGGAAAGTGAACGCCGTACAACTCGGGTACGAGGCCCGTTGTGCCAAGCCGCACGCCTTCGACGTGATGCTAGGTAGCCAGCTCGGCGTGGGTGCTTACCGAGCACTTGTCGAACAAAGGCTCAATGGCGTGATGGTTTCCGTGTCTGGCCAGTTGCAATTGGAGTACGTGCCGTTTGAAGACTTGGTCGATCCGGAAACGCTCGTAACCGTCGTCCGCTACATTGAGCAGGACAGCGACTTCCAGAAGCTGACCCGATTCCTGGAGACCTACGTCAACGAGGGAGACATCGTCTAA
- a CDS encoding riboflavin synthase: MFTGLVEELGEVVEFRREGPGARLVIESPTLSPEAEIGASIAVNGCCLTVVERDGAKLAFEAGEETLSRTNLGELAAGSRVNLEGSLKVGDQLGGHYVTGHIDGLGSVKSRDDDGQWCTMWFNAPASLTKQMASKGSIAVDGISLTLVDVTDEAFSVALIPHTLSVTTLGKRRVGDSVNLETDVLAKYVERQLSGFQVATKN, translated from the coding sequence ATGTTCACCGGATTGGTTGAAGAACTTGGCGAGGTGGTCGAGTTTCGCCGTGAGGGACCAGGGGCTCGCCTTGTGATCGAGTCACCGACGTTGTCCCCCGAGGCGGAAATCGGTGCGAGTATTGCCGTGAACGGTTGTTGCTTAACGGTCGTCGAACGGGACGGTGCCAAACTTGCCTTCGAAGCGGGTGAGGAAACGCTCAGTCGCACGAATTTGGGAGAATTAGCCGCTGGATCGAGGGTAAATCTTGAGGGTTCCTTGAAGGTCGGGGACCAACTTGGTGGGCATTATGTGACTGGACACATTGATGGGCTCGGCTCGGTGAAATCGCGCGACGATGATGGACAGTGGTGCACGATGTGGTTTAACGCCCCCGCCTCGCTCACGAAGCAAATGGCTAGCAAGGGCTCGATTGCGGTCGATGGCATCAGCCTGACGCTGGTCGATGTGACCGATGAGGCATTTAGCGTTGCTTTGATTCCCCATACGTTAAGCGTGACGACCCTTGGCAAGCGAAGAGTTGGCGATTCGGTGAACCTCGAAACCGATGTCCTCGCCAAGTACGTCGAACGTCAACTCAGCGGCTTCCAAGTCGCTACTAAAAACTGA
- a CDS encoding MotA/TolQ/ExbB proton channel family protein, producing MSRISNISEWLLKQAVVWGGLAYLAIYAIVVRPAAEGSFIQRYLNNHWIENVTVALFCVGTAALLIKLLGLLLQFGSLEKLNLPLLVPDGGERVEEAASILSQLKQRNPSLCDTYLARRLTNALQYVDKRKSADALEDHLRHLQDSDLGRMHHSYASVRIIASTIPILGFLGTVIGITLAIAKLSGSEMEQSLPVVIAGLSVAFDTTALALTLSMILLFAKFIVERVEVALLTTVDQKADEQLVGRFRQYGAAHDPHMASVQRASEQLLATVENSCRQQTDLLSDSLKATNEKWASLADSTAETISSTLANGLSRGLKTHAVGLNEGVGRFAEQLEQTLIRHAEILNEGLEQHSTVMNEGIHQHADVLNSGTMKLTEVLEQGAVQYVSALAEAYEQHTETLVASETKLADENRQHLSDVEGALGEAVLVAAERQETLIARSEQVLKDMQAALVEAAGTTVSQQQQLIKQGEVLLQVVEATGQVRKLEEALNSNLSSLAGAHHFEQTVASLSATLQLLNTRLGQPVTSAPEITLSDLGEPSDGEEPQSYAA from the coding sequence GTGTCGCGTATTTCGAACATTTCCGAATGGTTGCTCAAGCAGGCGGTTGTCTGGGGTGGGCTAGCTTATCTAGCCATCTATGCGATCGTTGTGCGTCCAGCGGCCGAGGGGAGCTTCATTCAGCGGTATCTCAATAACCACTGGATTGAGAATGTCACGGTGGCGCTGTTCTGCGTGGGTACCGCGGCTTTGTTGATCAAACTGTTAGGTTTGTTGCTGCAATTTGGTTCTCTTGAAAAGCTGAACTTGCCACTGCTTGTGCCTGACGGTGGTGAACGAGTGGAAGAGGCCGCCTCTATCTTGAGTCAGCTTAAGCAACGGAATCCTAGTCTTTGTGACACATACCTAGCGAGACGCCTTACGAATGCTCTGCAATACGTTGACAAACGCAAATCGGCGGACGCCTTGGAAGATCATCTACGGCACCTGCAAGATTCCGACTTGGGGCGTATGCATCACAGCTATGCGTCAGTCAGGATCATCGCTTCGACGATCCCGATCCTTGGATTCTTGGGGACCGTCATTGGCATTACCTTAGCGATTGCCAAACTCTCCGGGAGTGAAATGGAGCAGTCGCTGCCGGTGGTCATTGCCGGTTTGAGCGTGGCGTTTGATACCACCGCGTTAGCGTTGACGTTGTCGATGATTCTGCTGTTCGCAAAGTTTATTGTCGAGCGCGTCGAGGTGGCGCTCCTGACCACGGTCGATCAGAAAGCTGACGAACAACTCGTTGGACGTTTCCGCCAGTATGGTGCAGCGCACGATCCTCACATGGCGTCCGTGCAGCGTGCCTCCGAACAGTTGCTGGCGACCGTTGAGAACTCTTGCCGTCAGCAAACCGACTTGCTGAGCGACTCGTTGAAAGCTACTAACGAAAAGTGGGCCAGTCTCGCGGACTCGACGGCAGAGACAATTAGCTCGACTTTAGCGAACGGACTATCACGCGGGTTGAAAACCCACGCTGTCGGCCTGAATGAGGGGGTTGGCCGCTTCGCTGAGCAACTTGAGCAGACGCTCATTCGTCATGCGGAAATCCTGAACGAGGGGCTTGAGCAACATTCCACCGTGATGAACGAAGGGATTCACCAGCATGCCGACGTGCTGAACTCAGGCACGATGAAACTTACGGAAGTGCTTGAGCAAGGGGCTGTCCAATATGTTTCCGCTCTCGCTGAAGCCTATGAACAACACACGGAGACGCTGGTCGCTTCGGAAACGAAACTGGCCGACGAAAACCGCCAACATCTTTCTGATGTGGAAGGAGCACTCGGCGAAGCCGTGCTAGTGGCGGCAGAACGGCAAGAGACGCTCATTGCCCGCAGCGAGCAAGTCCTCAAGGACATGCAAGCGGCACTGGTTGAGGCTGCCGGAACGACCGTTTCTCAGCAGCAGCAGTTGATCAAGCAGGGCGAAGTGCTGCTGCAAGTGGTCGAAGCGACCGGGCAGGTTCGCAAGTTGGAAGAGGCACTCAACAGCAATCTCTCCTCTCTGGCCGGGGCTCATCACTTCGAGCAGACCGTGGCGAGCCTTTCGGCGACACTGCAGTTACTGAACACACGGTTAGGCCAACCGGTGACCAGCGCTCCCGAGATCACGTTGAGCGATCTCGGCGAGCCCTCCGACGGTGAGGAGCCTCAGAGCTACGCTGCATGA
- the hisB gene encoding imidazoleglycerol-phosphate dehydratase HisB produces the protein MARTGKIDRKTNETKISVEINLDGSGVADIQTGVGFFDHMLELFTKHGAFDLTVKAEGDLHVDQHHTVEDTGIALGQAVKQALGDKAGIRRYGHFTLPMEETLVTTALDLSGRYALAYNAPTPSEKIGEFDSELLEDFWQAFAANALCNFHVMLHYGRNSHHIAEAVFKCSARALRMAVESDPRMPGVPSTKGTLDG, from the coding sequence ATGGCCCGTACTGGTAAGATCGATCGTAAGACGAACGAAACGAAGATCTCGGTCGAGATCAATCTCGACGGGTCGGGGGTTGCCGATATTCAGACCGGCGTAGGCTTCTTCGACCATATGCTGGAGTTGTTCACCAAGCACGGGGCGTTCGATTTAACAGTAAAAGCTGAGGGTGATCTCCACGTCGATCAGCATCATACGGTCGAGGACACGGGCATCGCCCTAGGCCAAGCCGTCAAGCAAGCCCTTGGCGATAAGGCGGGGATTCGCCGCTACGGGCACTTCACACTTCCGATGGAAGAGACGCTGGTCACGACGGCGCTCGACCTCAGTGGCCGGTATGCCTTGGCCTATAACGCTCCGACTCCATCAGAAAAAATTGGTGAGTTCGATAGCGAACTACTTGAGGATTTCTGGCAGGCGTTTGCTGCGAACGCGCTTTGCAACTTCCACGTGATGCTTCACTACGGACGGAACAGTCATCACATTGCCGAGGCGGTATTCAAGTGCTCGGCTCGTGCTTTGCGAATGGCGGTGGAAAGCGATCCGCGGATGCCGGGTGTGCCGAGTACGAAGGGGACGCTGGACGGTTGA
- the accB gene encoding acetyl-CoA carboxylase biotin carboxyl carrier protein — MATGGKDSNDVFDVRRVRRLVELMNEHELGEIDLKQGDQRIRLRKDGDQPTIVAAPAAATPAPAAAAPQTPAASGGATEAAPAAAANATYITSPMVGTFYTSSSPDAPPLVKVGDQVGNDTVVCIIEAMKVFNEIPAETSGKIAAILVENGDPVEYGQNLFQLE; from the coding sequence ATGGCCACCGGCGGCAAAGATTCCAACGACGTTTTTGATGTGCGCCGAGTCCGTCGTCTCGTCGAATTGATGAATGAGCATGAACTCGGCGAGATTGATCTCAAGCAGGGGGACCAGAGAATCCGGCTCCGTAAGGATGGCGATCAGCCGACGATTGTTGCCGCTCCAGCAGCTGCAACACCGGCTCCTGCTGCAGCAGCTCCGCAAACTCCCGCTGCCAGTGGCGGAGCTACCGAGGCGGCCCCGGCTGCAGCCGCTAATGCCACCTACATCACCAGCCCAATGGTCGGCACGTTCTACACCTCATCGAGCCCTGACGCCCCGCCACTCGTCAAGGTCGGAGATCAGGTTGGCAACGACACGGTCGTTTGCATTATCGAAGCGATGAAGGTCTTCAACGAAATCCCCGCCGAGACATCGGGCAAAATTGCCGCCATCCTGGTCGAAAACGGCGACCCGGTCGAATACGGACAGAACCTCTTTCAACTCGAATAA
- a CDS encoding Xaa-Pro peptidase family protein, with amino-acid sequence MNHAPRRNKLRRRLKKEGLDALLITNFVNVTYLTGFTGDDSYLLVTSDHDIVISDPRYTQQLETECPDVELQIRQPGEKILDDLAKIVKKHKAAKLGFEASSLTIATHAAIEKALPKVSLEPTEGWVEELRMIKDRDEINATRRACEMARRAMEVVRAKITPETKESDIAADLEFQARRFGGKGLSFTPIVGVEERAALPHGTPTERRIEDAEFLLIDWGVNEGLYMSDLTRILTTGKVSAKLRKLYNIVLKAQLAGIAAIKPGAICQDVDAAARKVIEKAGYGKYFGHGLGHGTGLEIHEAPRLAKNQQTELKPGMIVTVEPGIYFPEWGGIRIEDDILVTKNGHEVLSDVPKDLDQCAVG; translated from the coding sequence ATGAACCACGCTCCCCGCAGAAATAAACTTCGTCGTCGCCTGAAAAAAGAAGGCCTCGACGCACTGCTGATTACCAACTTCGTTAACGTAACCTACCTCACGGGTTTCACCGGTGACGACAGCTACCTGCTGGTCACTTCCGACCACGACATTGTCATTAGCGACCCACGGTACACCCAGCAACTCGAAACCGAGTGCCCCGACGTCGAGCTCCAAATCCGCCAGCCCGGCGAGAAAATCCTCGACGATCTGGCCAAAATCGTGAAAAAGCACAAGGCCGCGAAACTCGGCTTCGAGGCCTCTTCACTAACAATCGCAACGCATGCGGCGATCGAAAAAGCTTTGCCTAAGGTTTCTCTCGAACCGACCGAGGGCTGGGTCGAAGAACTGCGGATGATCAAAGACCGAGACGAAATCAACGCTACCCGCAGGGCCTGCGAGATGGCCCGCCGAGCGATGGAAGTCGTCCGAGCGAAGATCACTCCCGAGACAAAAGAATCTGACATCGCGGCGGACCTGGAGTTTCAGGCCCGGCGTTTCGGCGGCAAGGGGTTGAGCTTCACGCCCATCGTGGGCGTCGAAGAACGAGCGGCCCTCCCGCACGGCACGCCCACTGAACGGCGTATCGAGGATGCCGAGTTCCTGCTCATCGATTGGGGCGTCAACGAGGGGCTCTACATGAGCGACCTCACGCGTATCCTCACGACGGGCAAAGTTTCCGCCAAACTCCGCAAGCTCTACAACATCGTCTTGAAGGCCCAACTGGCTGGAATCGCCGCCATCAAGCCGGGAGCCATCTGCCAGGATGTCGACGCCGCGGCACGCAAAGTGATTGAAAAGGCCGGGTACGGTAAGTACTTTGGACACGGGCTGGGGCATGGCACCGGGTTGGAAATCCACGAGGCGCCAAGACTTGCGAAAAACCAGCAGACCGAGCTGAAGCCAGGAATGATCGTCACCGTCGAGCCTGGGATTTACTTCCCCGAGTGGGGTGGCATCCGCATCGAGGATGACATCCTGGTCACAAAGAACGGCCACGAGGTACTCAGCGACGTCCCCAAAGACCTAGACCAGTGTGCAGTCGGCTAA
- a CDS encoding 6-carboxytetrahydropterin synthase, with amino-acid sequence MFRVTREIEFCYGHRLLNYDGKCRHLHGHNGKAVIAIEGPELDDRGMVVDFADIKKAVSTWIDENLDHRMLLNRADPVVPILEEMGEPLYLVDENPTAENIAKLIYTETKSLDLAVPIVEVRLWETPKCFATYIPG; translated from the coding sequence ATGTTCCGAGTCACCCGCGAGATTGAATTCTGCTACGGCCACCGTTTGCTCAACTACGATGGCAAGTGCCGCCATCTGCATGGGCACAATGGCAAGGCGGTGATTGCTATTGAGGGTCCCGAGCTTGACGACCGAGGGATGGTCGTAGATTTTGCGGACATCAAGAAAGCTGTGAGCACGTGGATCGACGAGAATCTCGACCATCGCATGCTGCTTAATCGGGCCGATCCAGTGGTTCCGATCCTGGAAGAGATGGGCGAGCCGCTCTATCTGGTGGATGAAAACCCAACGGCGGAAAATATCGCCAAGCTGATCTACACCGAAACGAAGAGCTTGGACCTTGCCGTGCCGATCGTTGAGGTTCGGCTGTGGGAAACGCCCAAGTGCTTTGCGACTTACATTCCCGGTTAG
- a CDS encoding inorganic pyrophosphatase, protein MAFPTPFYRWRPHPWHGLNVGPDPEKLGPEAPIIVHAYIELTPFDRIKYELSKKTGYLIVDRPNRTSSFCPTLYGFIPRTYCGEKVTALMDEADRGDADPLDICVLSERPITKSEIILKARVVGGLPMLDDGEADHKIIAVLENDYMWEGINDIDQLPTVLVDRLRHYFSTYKMVSPDQEKVPIGAPYGREQAAKVIQAAVADYEDQFGE, encoded by the coding sequence ATGGCATTTCCTACTCCGTTCTACCGCTGGCGGCCTCACCCTTGGCATGGACTAAACGTCGGGCCTGATCCCGAAAAGCTCGGCCCCGAGGCGCCGATTATCGTCCATGCGTATATCGAATTGACACCGTTTGATCGTATTAAGTACGAACTGTCGAAGAAAACGGGCTACCTGATCGTTGATCGGCCTAACAGGACATCCTCGTTCTGCCCAACGCTCTACGGCTTTATCCCACGGACCTACTGTGGTGAGAAAGTCACGGCACTCATGGACGAAGCCGACCGCGGTGACGCTGACCCTTTGGACATCTGCGTCCTGAGCGAACGCCCGATTACCAAGTCCGAGATCATCCTCAAGGCACGTGTCGTCGGCGGCTTGCCGATGCTCGACGATGGCGAAGCGGACCACAAAATCATCGCCGTCCTTGAAAACGACTACATGTGGGAAGGGATCAACGATATCGATCAGTTACCGACGGTACTCGTCGATCGGCTGCGGCACTACTTCAGCACCTACAAGATGGTCTCACCCGACCAAGAGAAAGTGCCCATCGGCGCACCTTACGGCCGAGAGCAAGCCGCCAAGGTCATCCAAGCCGCAGTGGCTGATTACGAAGATCAATTTGGGGAGTGA